Below is a genomic region from Phalacrocorax carbo chromosome 10, bPhaCar2.1, whole genome shotgun sequence.
ACCAGTTACTGACTGTGCATCACAGAAACAAGTGTCAGAACACATTTTATTCTATGCACTCTTAGAAAAAGAAGGTTTCAAGATATTGAGTACATTCATAtgaatttttcagaaagttATACTAATGACTAAAAATACCTGAAGAGTATTTAAGCCAGCATAACTGTTTCTTAAGTTTTGACCTCAATGTATTTGACAAGCCCCAAATTCTAGGTGCAGTTCTCAGCTGACAGAGGTACCACAGATTTGAATTAAATACTAGATTTTAATCAAAGCAGCTGGTTCgaagggaaaaagcagaaatatcacATTGACTATCTATTTCTCTATCAGATATACCACTTGTCAGACAACCCTAATGACACACTACAGATGCTTACATCTCTACATGGTTTCTGTCAATTTGTTTTGCATAATTAATTACAGGGGAGTGTTTTTGAAATGGAACAGAATATCAGTATATGCTTATGCTGAGAAATGATGGGGAggtaagagaaggaaaatagagGTAAGACCAGGccataaaaacaaaaggaacaaCTTGACAATAAGATATTAGGAGAGTATGTACAGGCTTGCTTCTTCCAAAAATTAAATGTGTGCATACCTTTAAGGAGGGGcaagggaggagaagaggagaaagaaagcaaactttGGCAAAGTTTAAGAAAGTGCAGTTTTCAGAGtcctatgaaaagaaaaacaaacaaaaacaaagcaaagaaaaaaccaacaataacacaccaaaaaaagaaaaaccccaaacaacaaaacacaacatccccctaaaaaaaacccaacactgaaaaagcaaaaggctAAAAAATGTCTACAGATTAAACTGCCTCATGGTGCACAATGATGCCCACAGATTTCTAAGACTGCACTAGTTAATATCACATTGAGAAGTACACTCTACTGCCTTTTGCACTGTAATGTCAGAAAGTAAATAAGCATTTGCATAAGCATTCCAATATCATACTCTGGTAAAACACTGTTTATATACATGCAGAGCTCTGTGCACACACATTTAACTTCTTCAAAGCAGTCCACCATATAGTAAACTTCCACTCAAGTGTACATTTATGGGAAACTACCAGGCAATTCTCTAAATATTGAATATTTTCTTAACTTGTTTTCTAATGGCAGAAATAGAACTCTCTGCTTTGTAGTGCAGAAAGGATCTGGACACTGATCAATGAAGTTTTAGAAAGCATGAATTGTTTAGTAGAACCCTGACACTTTGCTTAGAAATACCTCTTTCCAACACCAACAGAACAGCAAGATGAGAGAGGAACTAGAAATAAGAAGGCAACTCCCGGTTCAGTATAAAGGCCCCTTACCCTCACTAAAACCATTATTCTTATAACAATCATCCATCTCAGCCCTAACAGCACATTTACTGAGAAAAGCAGCTTCCACATCTGGCTTACCAAAGCCACAAAACTCCATACAAACTGGTTCTTAGCTGAGACACCTTCCATCTTTTGAGATTAATTAATATCAAAACATTTGTAGGAAGAGAACAGTGGCCTAAACGATATACTGTTTGATTCATATAAAGTTTCAAAGGATTGCCATCCTTCTGGTGCACTCTTCTCCCACACACAGTAAAAGCCATTTAAGCATTGTCACTGCCAGTCAAACAATTCTATTAGTGCAAGAACAGTGCTTTCAATTTATGGCCTCCCCAAGCTTAAAGTGCAGTATATTACATGAGATTTTAACATACCAAACTATCCTTTATTCGAATTTCAGACGGAATGTTCAAGTTAGAAAGTTACCTTTTAGGTTTTAAGCAATAAAATCCAAGGCAAAGTACATAAACTTATCTTAAAATGGAATAAATCCATTTATAGACATATTCTTTATATCTTATGTTCAATATACACACAATACACACAAAATCCATTATTTTGCTTAGCTGTATTGTATCTGCATTTAAAGTGATCCTGTAATAAGTGATTAAAGGCCACTCGCTCAAATAAAAAGTTGCTTAAAACAGGACTGTATTAGCTGGACTGTGATACAAAACATGATTCAACATTTCAAGATTCCCTCCTGCATAAGCTCATCATTAGTAAAGAGATGACCCTTGGCACCCCTCTGTACACacatttaaattctgcttttgctcatgTGTTGTCCTgcccccccctttcttttccccttaaaatCACCATGAATAGGTGCATTAAAAACTAGATTAATGCTTTTATGCCTTTAGCTACTCCTATTAACCTGACAATATCACCTACAAATTTTTGTTGTATATAACTATGGTTCTCTAAATATGTGGTTTCCAAATGATGTACAGCAGAGTAGAGAATCTTCCAGGCCAAACCGTTCAGCTGAACAGAGAAGGTCTCAAGTAACAAGTACAGGTACAACTGTGGCAATCAACTCTTTATATAGGAAGGTCAAGCACTCGGTTGTGGATGCAGGATTGTGTTTATgtgcaacttaaaaaaaaagctcaccATACAGGAAAAGGGTACTTCTTTACCTAGATAGCTAGTGATAGAAATTAAGATGCAGTTGCACAATGTTTTCTTAGCAATCAAGCCAGCTTAAAGAGGCTCCAACCCCTCCCCACCTTCATTCCTCCACCCTCAGCTCTGCCAAGTACTTTTTTCTGAGTCAAGCCGTATGCAGACAACAGCTTAACACCATAACTCAAATAAGCCACAGACTTTTGGAGAAATATCTTTGTTtctggtgttttggggtttcaGATCCACATCGCGTCAATCTTGATCCACAAACACTCGTGTTAATACCACTGCAAGGGTGataaactgcagcagcagagatgggaACGAGTAGAATGAAAGGCTTTACTAAGAGGAAACTGCTGCTGTCAAAATAATTAATATGTAATCCATTATTATTTTGAGGTTTTTGGTAATTTTGTGACATGTAATCATATGGTCAAAAGTCTAGAagttaaacaagaaataaaagtgcACACCAGGggaaaacttattttctaaattaaagtAAATGGCTTTTTATCTCTTCTAACACCCAGAAGAAAGAGCCAACCAATGCAGATAAAAACACAACATATCATTTAACATTAGAAGTAGCATATCTTACTTTCAGCACTCATAAGGTTAAAAAGTCTAGCATTTCTCCCCATAACACTGATAACTGGCATCTCACCCTCATAATCAAGGATTTCTCTATACAAGAGTGCTAATGCCCAAATAAACACATTAGAAACTCTGCTGGCTTTCCAGGTGAATTCAGTTCAAAGTAAATGCAACATCACTTATTCTCTTCCCAAAATGAAGCTAGCTAGCAAGCAAGAGGATACTTGGTGTGTGAATCAGTGGCACAACTTTACTCTGCATTAAGTCCTCACTTTTAACTCAGAGCAAAGGGTGAGCTGAAAACACATCCTAACTCACCGTACCAATCCTCCCTCTTTAGGTAAGCCCCTAGAGCACATTAAGCCCACCTACACCAACTCTCTTGTTGAGAATTTTGGACACCAAGTTCAAACTTTGACCTATTGCACAATGAGTTTCCCCATCTAAGTGCCCACGGGAGCCTATTCCTGCGAATTCTTATTCACAGGCAGCCCTATTGATTCCAACATTCTTGCTCCATTCTTTGCCAAACCCCGTTGTCAGAAGTCTGTCCCAAAGCCAAAGTCAACAGGCCTAGAAGTTATTATACTGTGCTTCAGTGATAACAATCActttttcaaggaaagaaaacattcttttaGAAAATCCTTTACAGTGTCTGTTGTAGCACAATAAAACTCATGAGATACTGTTTCAGTTAGAGCAGAACCGTCCCTGAAAAGGAACACTGCTGAGAATTTTGCTGTATTGAAGATCACCCTCCCAACAGCTTTCTAATTCAAAGCGTTTTAAGGACTGATACATTAGCTACTGTTGGATTCAGAGCAGGAATTCAGTTCTACATGAAACAGTTTCATTGGAAATGATTGTAAATAGCAGCCAGGACACTCTGCTAATacaaactgtaaagaaaacaaagggtCCGTGCTAAACAATCACATTGGATTCTAGTCTAGTGTTAATGGCAGACCTGCGGAAGTCCCAGAGAGTTTTGAGATTAAGTTCCTCCACTCAGATGCAGATACTCCTTACGAAAAAGTCCCTGTTATTCCAACAGCTAGTTTTATTAGCAATTACACAAGTATGATTTTTACTTTAGCTGTCTGCTTCTCACTAAAACCTCAACTGTAACCTTGCCTCTTTTATTTAGTCAACTAAGTTCCTACTAATGTTAAAAATAGTAATTGTTAAAATCTTAGTACTTTTTTACCTTCACTACAGCATAACAGAGACCTGCTAGTGCAAAAGCTAGCACAGAAATCACTAGCTGCATGATATGAAAATTATTAGTCAGATATTGTATATTTGAAAGCATTTGCTTGTATCCAAGCGTTTGCTGTGAAGACACAAGATTTaagtaacaaagaaaaaaacatggttTCTGGTTGTTTGAGAGTCCCAAAGCATATTCATTCAGTGAGGCAACTGGAATAGAATAGAGACCAGGAAGTCCATCGAGCTCCAGCTCTTTAAGAAACACAAGCTGCAATTCattctctttgctgctgctcattTCTAATGCCAGAAACTGATGGGTTTTATTATACCACAAATTTCCCAGCCAGAAGTGTGCAAAACATGCAAAGTTGTCTCCTGGGCAGCATGAGCTGAAGTCTCCAGCAAAACTACGAGCTTTCTCCAGCCAGACCGTTACTGAAATACTATTAATGCAATGAGAAACCCTATCAAGACTGTCtttcccagaagaaaaatgcagatgaaaTGAATCCTTCCAAGGAGCAGCTGCACTTGAGTTCCTCCCTGCTGATTCACTCAAACTCAGAGGCATTTCCTTGCCAATCGAAGGCAGAGGTATAGTATTAAAGAGAGAACAATTCCtggtgttaaaataaaataattcttgtaAACTGCTACTATGACTTTGAGAATTGTTCAACGCAGAATGTACGTGCATCAGGTGAGCTGCTGCCTCGTGATGATCTGGGCCACTGTCACATACTCGTTTCTGGTTTAAATCTTCTTTCTTCATAGTGCTAGAGAAGATGAGCACAGCCTTGCTGTTTCCCAACAGGCTGGATTTGAAGGACAGCGTGACTGACTCTAGTTGCAGCATACAGTGCAAGCCACACGTCAGTGGATCTCAATATGGACCTAAAGAGAAAGAACGCAGAAAGTTATTACACTAATATCCCAGTTTCTCAGTGCCCAATGTAtagaattataattttttaaaaaatctttaacataaagaaaaagcataacCCAACTGCAGAAAGTAACAGCAGACCAAACAGACAAGTCTCTCTACAGGCTGCCTGAGCTCATCCAAAGGGGCAGGAATCATGCCCAAATAAGAACCTTCTTCTGTAGTTTGGGTTTAATCTGCTACAAACTCTTTTGGTAACAGGCATCAAAGTGAGTCAGTAAATGAGCAGCTAGAGGGATTCACTACTTAACAGTCCCACTCACCTTAACCAATAGAAATGCAGATTGTAACTGATGAGAGGCTTAACATTAAAGGCAAATATTAATCTTCCTGTAAACAGAATTGCATGCTGAAATCGGGCACGCAACACTGGAAATCAACAACGTACTGCGCACAGTCCCTGCAAGGGAACTGGTCAGACTGGCTGCACCAGCATAGTTAGAAGATATTAGTTATACTGTAGTCCAGTGACCAGCTGGTGTTGTTACAAGAGAACTATTACGTGCCAACACAGATAACAAGCGCAGGCAAGGCATTTTTAGCCACCAAGGTTACCAAGCTACGTGTACagctcctgcccacgtggctCAATTTCAAGCTTCAGAACTGTAGGACATGTcccacaaataaaaatatgagaCGCCACATTTTGACCTCTTCTCAATTCAACTTACCTTTTACAAGTCACAAACCACAACCAGATTTGTCTTTCAGCACTTGGCCACTAGCCAGACATCAAAACTTTCATGACAGATGTGTTATGGGGAGAAAGAAAGCATCCAGTCTTTGGCTAGAGCAGATATTTGTTGTGATAATCCGTAGCTTGCTTCTGTTGCCAGTTAAGTTAAAAAGTAAAGCTTTAATTTAATCACAAAACCAATTAAACTTCAACCCTACAAAGAGCGAGGGCTGCTAATATCTCTAGGTCAAAGCTGCTTTGGGGAGTTCCACATTTTGTAGAAACAGGCTCAAAACAGGAGAGACGCAAATTTAATTCGAATTGTCATTTTCATGCAGTGACATTGTTTAAGGCTACCTCTACGTTTTCCCTGCTACAATTGTTCTTGACTTCGAAAAAACCCAATATACTgatagaagaaattattttattagctCTTTACAGAGTGTCAGGCGCGTACTGTCTGTCTTAAAGTTAAGTACGGCTTAGTAACGCGAGTAAACTGGAGACACGGCAGCGGCACGCTCGCTGCGAACGCCCGGCACAGGCAGCGTAACGGGGCAGGCCGAGGCGAGCCTCCGGCCCTAACGGCACCGCTACGCGGCCCAGCCGGCACACGAGAGCGCGACGGGCTCCCGCCGCCAGGCCGGGGGACGCGTCCCCTTCGTCAGGGCAGGCGACAGCGGCCGCCGAGCCGCCACCTGCGGGGCTGGGCGGCACCGCCGGGCCGAGCCCCGGGACACACACCAGCCCCACTGGggccccgccaccccccgccccgccgcccacCTGCAGCCGCACGTTGAGCATCATGGAGGCGACGATGTAGAGGTAGGGGAAGTTGATGCGGAGCTTCCAGGCCAGGTCGAAGAAGATGAGGAGGGTCCTGGTCAGCCCCTTGCAGAACACCCCGTAGGAGCGGGCCGCGGCCGACTGAGAGAGCCTGGCAGCCAGGGCGGACAGAACCGCCGCCATATgcccccgggccccgcggccgcccccgcccggcgccgggTGTCGCCAGCGGGGAGGAGCCCCTCCGCCGGAGGCGCGCAGCCCTGCGTCACCCTGACGCCCTACGCCGGGGCGCCTCGCGCGGCGCTGCCGCAGCGCCCTGACGCGCCAGACCGCCCCGCTCGCCtcgcgccactgcgcatgccCGCAGGAGTAGGGCGGGACCGGGCGGGGCGCAGCGAGGAGGGCGCTGGcagcggccgcggcggcggggccttCGCTCCTCCCTCACGGCCCTCTGGGTCTCGCTCGGTGCTTCTGTCGGCGCCGCCCTCGCCTTCACCGCCTTCGGCGCTGCCGCGGCCCGTCGGCCTCCCTTACTCGCCGAGGCCCCGTCTTTCGGGCGTTGAAATGGCTCCTCCAGCCTGCGGACTGTTTCTGCGATTCCTAAAATCTGTTTCCAGTCGAGCTAGCCCCCCTcagctggggaggagaagcCTGAGGGCTTGGCCCGGGTGTGTGCTCTAGCCTTCTCAATAAAATAATCCTCGGGCCATCAATATTGATAATGATTTCTGGGTTTGGGTGGGGGCTTTTgtaattttgttctgttgtttaTGCAGTTGGGT
It encodes:
- the SMIM10L3 gene encoding salivary gland specific protein SAGSIN1, whose product is MAAVLSALAARLSQSAAARSYGVFCKGLTRTLLIFFDLAWKLRINFPYLYIVASMMLNVRLQVHIEIH